DNA sequence from the Salvia splendens isolate huo1 chromosome 19, SspV2, whole genome shotgun sequence genome:
CAGCCGTTGCTCCGACAATGTGTCATCGTTTTCTTCGATGACATTCTAATCTACAGCCCAACACTCGAGTCGCACGGGCAACACTTATCAGCGGTTCTAAAGCTGCTTAGCGAGAATCGATTCTTTGTCAAGCTTTCGAAGTGTTCCTTTTGCAGTTTGACAGTCGAATACTTGGGCCACATACTTTCCGGGGGCCAGCTCAAAGCGGACCCCGCGAAATTGGAGGCAATGACAGCCTGGCCGAGGCCGAATACAGTGAAGCAGTTGAGGGGTTTCTTGGGGCTGACAGGTTACTATCGTCGGTTCGTCAAGCACTATGCCACGATCGCGGCTCCCCTCACCGATTTGTTAAAAAAGGAGGCATTCGTATGGTCCACTGAGGCCGAGGCCGCTTTTACAGAGCTTAAGTCAGCAATGACTTCGGCCCCGGTGTTACAGCTCCCAGATTTTAGCGTGCAGTTCTGTGTGGAAACGGACGCCTGCGATGTGGGAATCGGGGCTGTGCTAATGCAGCGTAATCACCCGATTGCGTTCTTCAGTAAGAAATTGGGTCCTCGTCGGAGGGTAGCATCGACGTATCATAAGGAATTATACGCTATTGTGGAGGCCGTGCAAAAGTGGCGTCAATATTTATTGGGGCGCGAGTTCATTATTCGCACGGATCAGAGGAGCCTAAAGGACTTGTTGCAACAGGTGGTCCAGACTCCGGACCAACAGCTTTATGTCCGGAAGCTTATGGGATACAAATTTGTGATCGAATATAAACGTGGAATCACAAATAAGGCAGCAGACGCCTTATCCCGTCAACACGACGCGTCAGGGGTGCAGACCGACGACCCCATGCCAGGGACCGACGACCAGCTGCTCGTATCCGTGGACCGACCAGTGCCGAAGGTAATGCGGGTGCTCCGGGAGGAGACCGCTTCACTACCAGATTGGATTGAATTAGCGTCTAAAATTCAGTCTGGTGACGCCCCAGCACATTTGACGTGGGCAGATGGCCTCATATATTATCATCGCAGGGTGCTCGTGAGCGCGGAGTCCAGTACCAAGAAAGCATTACTACAGGAACACCACTGTTCGCCGTCCGCGGGTCACCCTGGCCACGAACGTACGTTCCGCCTTTTGGCGGCAGGTTTTTATTGGCCAAACATGCGCAAAGACGTGGTGACATTTGTGAATAAATGTGTGGTGTGTCAGTCCACAAAGTACTCGACGCGGAAACCGGCGGGGTTATTGCAACCGCTCCCGGTCCCCTGGCAGGTGTGGGAGGATGTCTCGATGGACTTCATCACCGGGCTCCCACAATCACGCGGTTACACGGTCatcatggtggtggtggacaGGCTTTCAAAGTATGCTCACTTTGCCCCCCTCCCCACCAAGTTCGACGCCCTTCGAGTGGCGCAGCTTTTTGTTAATACGGTGGTTCGGCACCATGGTTTTCCTAAAACATTGGTCTCGGATAGAGATTCGGTGTTCCTAAACGCAACATGGGAGGAAATGATGCGATTGAGTGGAACCAAACTTCACTTCTCTACGGCTTACCATCCGCAGTCGGATGGACAGACGGAGGTCCGTAATCGGGGATTGGAGCAATATTTGCGCGCGTTTGCATCGGATAAGCCCTCGAGATGGACGAATTTTCTCCCGTGGGCGGAGCTAGCTCTCAATTGTTTTCACCATTCCGCGTTGGGCACGTCACCTTATCGTGCCTTGTACGGGAGAGAGCCTCCTTCACTTGTGGCGGCCCCGCCATCGGCGAAGACGCCGCCCAACGTGGCAGATATTATCAGGCAGCGAGGGGAATTATTGGTAACCCTTCGGCGTAACCTTTTGCGAGCACAACAGCGGATGGCGGATGTGGCGAACCGACACCGTCGCCACGTCGAGTTTGAAGTCGGGGATGTCGTCTGGCTAAAGCTGCAACCTTATCGGCAGCATTCAATAGCGAAGCCGCTATCGGCTAAGCTGGCCCCGAGGTTCTATGGCCCCTTCGAAGTGTTGGAGCGGATTGGGCCCGTGGCCTACAGATTGCGCCTCCCAGAGGGAAGTAGAGTCCACAATGTGTTTCACGTTAGCTTATTACGAGAGTTTGTGGCGGGAGACGGTGATGTCGACGGGGTGAAACTCCCGCCGGAGTTTGTTGGCGATAGGCCAGTGGTCCGGCCGGTGGCCGTGTTGGAAGAGCGCGTAAGCTGGCGTGCGGGCCGACCGGAAAAGCAGTGCCTGGTACAGTGGGAGGATGATGCATCCACGCCAACGTGGGAACCGATCGAGGCGATTGCGAGGCAGTTCCCGGAGGTtcgccttgaggacaaggcgaTTCGTAACGGAGGGGGGGTTGATACGGGACCCCCACCAACGGCAGAGCGGCAGgccgagctggagcatgccgagctggagcatgccgagctggagcatgccgagctggagcatgccgagctggagcatgccgagctggagcatgcAGAGCTGGAGGCAACGACAGCCGAGCATCACGACGCAGCGCTCCCgaagccgagcagcacgacgcagccgAGCAGCCCGCCGCAGTGCGGGAGTAACCGAAGTGAAGAACTAGTTGTGTCGAAAAGATCCTTGAGGCCGAGAGACAAGCTCAAGGCGCCGAACAAGTTCACGAACTAGCCGATTCACTTTGTTCTTTTTTGATTATTTCCTTCCTTTtatgttttactatttttggaaaCTTTAGTTTACTTACTGTTGAGTCGGGCCTGatttataagccccgttcgggttttctttgcggttctttcccggatgaattaggatacgtcgaaccgccctagggtttttagtataaaatagggtatttcatcaacacattatttttatgaatgaaatattttccctacaCAAATCTTGTGCCGCAAGTAATTTATTTCGTTCTCTTGGCTGCTGCGTGGAAGACGTCCACAAATCCAGCCAAATTCACGAGCAAGTCCGCGAGGTTGTCGTGGGAATTGCTCGTCACCCATCGAGAAGGAAGATCTCGGAgccgttacggagaacgtccgtaacagtATGTGTGTTCTTCTTGGGTGGGAGTATCAACTAAAATACATGATTACTATGTACCCCTTATTTATAGTTTGAAAATATATATGCAAGTGATGATATGAATGATAATAATATTGTGCAGAAACCAATCGTTGATGAGTGATGTTTGGAATTGTTGGAAGTGAGTCTTGATATACTGCGAGCTATTATGTACTTGGAATTGTATATATTAAATGACACTCTTCAAATGCTCGTATATTAATTCATATGAAGTCTGAAGATAAGTATGAATGAACATGTTTATGCATCGTGTTTGAGGGTGATCTGTCGATGCATTTGGCATATGCCATAGAATAGCACTATTTGTGATCTCACTCCACTTCTCGAAAACTGGAGGTAATCCGCATCCTAAATGGATGGTCCGTGCAGCGTTCTCTCAAGGACATTAGCCGCgtctatatttatatatgatctGGTCCGCATGCCCTAGTTTTTCACTAGGCACTTGAAAGCATGTTCTGAAATGTTACTCTCTCTGTCCAAAAAAATAGTCACATTTGTGGACGGTAcaagttttaatgagaaatttggtaaagtaagagagatgtggaGAACATCTCTCCACATCGATGGAAGCTCactccttcctccttctctatctccatttataggaaggcgtgaggtcttgatcccTAGGGCATTTGTTCTTTGAAAAGTCTACTTTTCTTTTCCCTTAAGGATCTTTTCTTGTGCTACGCATTAGTCTTCTCATTGGGTGCTCCCACTGCATGTCATTTGCTCCAACTTGATCCATTTCTGCAGCAATTTGGCTCATTCTCCTGATCCATTCGTCTGCCTAGTtgatcaactcatttttctaaaaatgaCAGATTTCACATACACCTACTCAAAATTGGATGTTAGTTTACCGAATTTAGTGCAGTTTATGATAAAATACATgcgtgaaacgagcctcatcaacgcccgaccgggtgaaATCTCTGGAATCAGTCCATTCGCTCCGTTTTGCCCGTTTTAGACCTATTTTTGCATCAAGACTCCGACAAACTCGTTAACTCTAAAAATAGCAAATAAGTGGATGAAACCTAGACTTTATACGTCAAAATATTTAACAACATATGTTAATCACCCAcctaaacatcctaaactatgagtttgtcaggCATGTTTTTGGCCAGTAAGTAATAAATTTGATAACTTATAGGCTTAATTATTTTCAAActtggaataaataaataaaaaatagtagtaattccTGAAAGGTTAATTcaagaatgaaataaaaataaaatgaaaaatatctaAGATACGTATTaggaatataataaaaaaaatgtcttCCTTCTATTTCTAAACAAGAGGAAACTAATGCGTGCACTATTTACCTTCTTCTTCACTCGCTCTTCATTTTAAACAATAATTTATGTAGTAGctccaaatattattttgtttttttttttttgcttgtcCAGTTTTGTagaaattatgtctttttcctGTCTGTGATATTCCTTGGTGTTTGAGTATATACAGTAATAAACAAATGTCTTACTTGTATCTACTCTTCTCCTTCACTCACTTCTCCCACCCACTAATCAAACAATTCGGTCTTCAACATTTTCCCAAAAAACATTTCTTCACATTAGGTATATTAGCTTTTTTATCCTAAACAGAGTACGTTTTAGGCCATAATCATCAGTTTGTAAAAAAATTGATGGTTAACTGTGATTAAACTAAATTAGTGAGTTAATTACCATTTAAAACATAATCTTGTCAATTACTTCCCCATCCCACTTTacgagtctcatttgagttcgacacgggatttaagaaatataaaggaaagttggtgaaaaaaatagttgaatgtgagtcatacttttatatattagttttataataaaatgttagtagaatgtgagacccattaccatttatgaaatattctaACCAGGACTCTAAAGTGGGACACCAAAAAATGTTAAATTAGGGCTGCTAAAGTCGGACAtataataattaacaaaaattaggtttaaatgGTTAATTAGAATGATAATTACCTTACTAATTTTGTCAAAATGCAAGTTGACCGTCAATTTTCACGAAACTATTAATTATGGGCTAGAAAAAATGTCTAGTACCAGAAGCTAACACATGTAATGTGTAGAATCAAAACAATTTTTTGGGCAAATGTAAAAGACTAATTTGAATTTTAGTCTATTTTAAATTCTCACGtagaatatattttttctcATACGATctcaattatatatatacatatacgaTATATGACTCACCTGTCTACATAGTTTCGTGATGGATTTCAACGATAGCAGACATTTTTCCATGAATAGTGGCGATGGACCTCTCAGCTACGTCAAAAACTCATCCTATCAGGTTTAATCCAATAAATCTATTAATActatcataattaaattatttcattcatattttgatATGATCGTTATATCTTCATATGTGCCTATGCAAAAATTAATTAGCAAAACATTTTTATGTTTGCAAGAGAGGAGTATTGGAAGCTGCAAAGGCAATCATCGAAGAAGAAATCGCCACAAAATTAGAGATTTCAACTAATAGCTTCTTCTGCATCGCCGATTTCGGGTGCTCAACCGGAAACAACTCATTTCCGGCCATGCACACGATCATCGAAGCCATCAAACGGAAATACGAATCCTCGGAACTCAAAACCCCAGACTTCTACGTGTGGTTCAACGATGTCGTCTCCAACGACTTCAACACCCTCTTCCGTTCCCTCCCACCCGATAGGAGCTACAAGGTAGCCGCGCTAGCAGGAGACTTCCACGGCTGCCTTCTCCCGCCATCGTCCGTCCACTTTGCGTACTCTTCTTACGCGGTCCACTGGCTGACGGAGGTGCCCAAGGCGGCCGCAGGCTTCAAGAGAATGTACGGTGTTGAGAAAGGAGAGGTTTATGAAGCTTATTTGAATCAATTTGAGAGGGATTTGGAATTATTCTTGAAGTGTAGGGATGTAGAAATGGTGAAAGGTGGGATTATGGCTCTTCTAATTCCTGCACTGCCTACCTCTTGGGACCCACAAAAAGAGTTCACTGTTGCTTCAGTGATCGAACTTCTCAGATCTTCCCTAGTCGATATGGCCAAGAAGGTCAAACTAATGTTACTCTTATTCGTAACAAAGTCAACTTTAATATGGAAATTGACGACTATGTTGACTTTTGCAGGGAAGATTGAGTGAGGCAAAGTTAGACGCATTCAACTTTCCATACTACGTTCCCACTTCGGAACAGGTGTGGGCAATATTGCAAAAGAGCAATAGCTTCAGCATAGAAAGAATGGAGATTTTGAAGAGTGGGACATTGCTCACTGTTGATGGCCACGTTGCATGTTTTAGGGCAGCTCATCAAAATATGCTTACACATGAGTTTGGAGCTGAAACCATCGATGAATTGTTCATCTTGTTTAAGAAGAAACTTCAAACTTCGCCGGTTTACGCATATCCTTCTAGTGATAGAACTGTTGTGGTCGTTGCTATCCTCAAAAGCAAAATTGTTTAGAACCACAATGAAATAAGGTGTTTCCATCTATGAAGGATATTctctttcattttttcatttttcgacTTTATTTTTGTATTCTTGGGTGTGAATGGGTAGTCAATTGATAAatgtatgtttatttttttgttagttGCTATGCTTTATGATACCCATAGTGTGATACTGGTTTTCTTGATTTCATTCGTATTTTGATCTATtgcaaaaagaaagaaaaatgaaaatgattgtATTTCCTTGAATATGTGATCATGGCCTTGTGGCTCCAGCGAAGTTCAGCATAGACTCCCAAAGTTGGCAACGAATTTTTGAGTTCGGCCAAGGCTCCGACAGGACCTGTAGCCCGAATGAATCTTCTGATGACGAGTTTGATGGGCTGGAAGGGggtctcttaaaaatagaaatttaaaaaatggcaCGAGTTTTAGTGCAAAAATTAGTGAATTAAGAGACAGATAGAAAGAAATGTATGTTAGTGGAGAATTGTTTTCACCTTATTAGAGAAaaagaaatttccaaaaatagaaagtttctatttttagaagatGGATCAAATAGAaaagagtttttatttttaggggacggagggagtagtatgtaTTTATCAAACTCGCggtttcaaatttgaatttcatagtaagcatttaaaattttgaattcttgCATCTTCACATAAAATTCACACATGCTCATTATTCGTATTTCCTAGATCACGCTGAATATAGACATTAATAATGGTGGATTGTGTGTGGCTAAATAGTAAAAGGTGCATAACAGGATAAGGACTAATTAATATTTAACAGTATTATTTGTGCATAATTACATATGCTCTTACGTTATAGAGGGCTTATTATAATTTTGTGCATTTTGGGCATTGCTCGCAGCCGCGGTTCTTCGGCAGAAGTTGTGGCCACGCAGGTACACTAGGCGTGCTACTTTGCTATTTTTCGAGaagttttaacttttaaaaatacctgcgaaattatttaaataaattatgtttttttatttaaactaaacaaaatttagtatttaaaatttttcTTTAACAAAAGTGGCTGTTGGgaaactaaaattttaaatttttttattagttttcttCTAATATAAAACCACTATCttcaatttatttctttttctaggacaaaattaattaaagaatgaTAGGTTTTCATACTCTGAACTTCTGGCAttatttctttaatattttgGCATTATTTTCTATAATGTTTCGGATATCATTTAAATTTCAGATAATTATTTGGTTATAAATCTTGAATTCAGTAATATAACTTTGATTTCCAAATATGATACTAGTACTCTAACTTAGACCACGGATACACCCCTAGCTAATTTggttaaataataaaattagcaATTCCTGAAAGTCTGAATCCAAGAACTAAATAATATGGTAATAAGACAAAAGGGATATTGTTCCCTAAAACCATAAATTTTGggtaaaatttggtattttccatTAACCTTAAAATTGGCGtagaatatcacaaactttgcaatTTGTTAGATATTTCCCAAACTGGCCCAAATAAgacattttcatcaaaatcttattttacatGTGCAACTGTTATacattttatgatattttaaaccactttttaagttcataacaagTATGATAAAAAGTCATGTAGAAAAACacgttgatttaattgtgtcaagtatgataaaaatgtcttgtaagttagtcaaatatggTGATAGACATGCCGTGGTAAATATCAAACAAAGtgcaaaatttgtgatattctacgccaattttaaagtttatggaaaataccaaattttgcccaaagtTCGTGGTCTTAGGGACCAATATCcctaagaaaataaataaaagtaaaatgaaaaatatcaatGATATTTGTTGAGAATAGTAGAATAAATAAATGTCTTACTTCTGTTTCTAAACAAGAGGAAACTAATACGTGCACTATTTACCTTGTTCTTCATCCACTCTTCGTTATAAACAACAATTGATGTAATATCTCCTAatcttttcttgttttttttgctTGTCCAATTTTGTAGATCATTGGTGTTTGAGGATATAATAAACAAATGTCGTACTTGTATTTCCAGCAACAATAgaattattaattaatgaatattagttttaaatcCCCCTATAGATAATCATATGATctcaattatatatatacatatatatgattCACCTCTCTACATAGTTTGGCCATGGATTTCAAAGATAGCAGACATTTTTCCATGAATGGTGGAGATGGACCTCTCAGCTATGTCAAAAACTCATCCTACCAGGTTTAAAATAAAATCCATACATCTATTACTATCATATTTCAATTATTACATTTAATTATATTCAGATATGACCCATAATTCTTCGTGTGTTTATCAAAAAATTAGTAACATTTGCAAAACATTTTTATGTTTGCAAGAGAGGAGTATTGGAAGCTGCAAAGGCAATCATCGAAGAAGAAATCGCCACAAAATTAGAGATTTCAACTAATAGCTTCTTCTGCATCGCCGATTTCGGGTGCTCAACCGGAAACAACTCATTTCCGGCCATGCACACGATCATCGAAGCCATCAAACGGAAATACGAATCCTCGGAACTCAAAACCCCAGACTTCTACGTGTGGTTCAACGATGTCGTCTCCAACGACTTCAACACCCTCTTCCGTTCCCTCCCACCCGGAAGGAGCTACGAGGTAGCCGCAGTAGCCGGAGACTTCCGCCGCCGCCTTCTCCCGCCGTCGTCCGTCCACTTTGCGTACTCTTCTTGCGCGCTTCACTGGCTGACGGAGGCGCCGAAGGCGGCCGCGGGCCTCAAGTCTTCGGTTTGGATCGGAGGAGAGAGTGAAGAGGCTTATGAAGCTTATGTTAATGAATTTGAGAGAGATTTGGAAGCGTTCTTGAAGTGTAGGGCTGTGGAAATGGTGGAAGGTGGGATTATGGCTCTTTTAATTCCTGCGGTGCCTACCTATTGGGACCCACGGAAACAGTACACCGCTGCGTCGGTGACCGAGCTTCTCAGATCTTCCCTCCTCGATCTGGCCGAAAAGGTCAAATCTACGACTTTTACTTTTCAAGAAACTATGATTTCTCTGATGATAACTTACCAGTACAATTATTCTCTATACGTTTCTCAATCAATAAATTTTAACATACTTTAAAACAACAATAGGGAAGACTGACTAAGGCAAAGTTAGAGACATTCAACCTTCCATTCCACTTTCCCACCACAGAGGATGTGACGGTTATACTACAAAAGAGCAATAGTTTCACAATAGAAAGATTGGAGATTCTGAAGAATGGGACATTGCTCAACATCGATGGCCACGTGGCATGTTTTAGGGCAGCTTTTCAAAATATGTTGACGCATAAGTTTGGAGCTGAAACCATCGATGAAACGTTTGGCCTTTTGAAGAAGAAACTCCAAGCTTCACCGGTTTACGCAAATCCTTCTAATGATAGAACTGTTGTGGTTGTCGCTATCCTCCAGCGCAACAATGTCTAGTACATTGATCACCGTTTTaagataagagagaaaaaaagattGTTGAGTATTTATGAGCATTCTTCATAATCGTAGATCTTGTTATTTCTACGTGTTCATCGCTTTAGCTTTAAGTCTAAAATTCTCATAGTTTACACATGTTCTTGTCAAAGTCAGAATCAAGTCTCTTTCAAAATTCAACGCTTAACATTTACTTCTCTAGGTATTTTGTGTTCATGGGTTCATTGAATGTGTTAGAGTATGTTGGTGAATGATAAGAAGAAGAAATACTTCCAGGTGTTATTGCATTTAATCTGAAAATTGTTGATCGGCAGTTAGTTGGTAGAAGGAAGATAGCTAATagtccctccgtccatgaatatAAATGTCCCATATTTGACGGGttcgagttttaagaaattgtttgactttgtaaagaAAAGTAGATAAAAAAAGCTAGTGGAACGTGgctcatacttttatatattagttttataataaaatattaataaaatgagGGGTCCACctaccaaatatagtaaaagtgcaATGAGACATTTACTGGCGGAcagacaaaaaaggaaaaataggacatttaatggcggacaGTAACGACATTGTCAAAAATTAATTGTCAACTGCATTTTGACACAAACTACTGACTTAGATATAGATCAAAActtaggggagtgatcaattgctaactcactctctaCTTGCTAACAACAACTAATTTAAAACCATAGGActttagaaatctagtggtctaaaatttgccaggtgtagttttcatttttattaattaaatcaaaaaagataaaaacaatTACCAAATTAggattttggatgaaaatgtcaatacagtgttttgaaaatatcaacacaatgctttgagaatgtcaacacattacTTTAAGAATGTCATTCTATATATTATActaacatattttatatactatattgacatttgttgctataaaaaatgaaagaagaaatTATGCATTGATTATGAAGTAGTAAATAATTTCCTAAATGTGTAAATGTTGATATGGAAAGCTTATTTTATCCTAAATGATCATAGAAGGGTAATTATGTAatacattaaattaattaatcataataaatgtattataaatataaaatatctaaaatgTCCAATTTTGTGTAtacatttttgttaatttatcactactcttttactttttacttTAGTTTTCTACATTCCTTTTTAGGTTATTACTTCCTTGTCCATCATTAAATACACCATGCGGTCCCATTAAATGTGTCAAATTTAATTGGTGCTGGGTTTTAGAAATTATTTGAATTTGTTAGTAAAGTGAatagaaaaagttaatgaaatttaggttctattttgtatatttatttcataataaaatgtgagtgagattgAGTCAGTGGAATGTATAGTCtactactaaaaatggtaaaagcgaaatgagatatttattgggaccattcaaataagaaaatatgagTTATTTAATTATGACCAGAAGGAATATCTCATAGTTCTATTCCTCCGccattaaatgttttatttcacatttactatatttggtaagCGTTCcttatattccattaactcatccCACTTGCATTTCATTGTAAAACcaatgtataaaaatataactCACATTCGACTAATTTTTTCTACTCACTTTcttttataaagtaaaaaaatatataaaatctgCACTAGTCTGATATGAGTCATTTAATCATGAATGGAATCGTAGAgcgagtataattttatttactttttgatTAAGTCTTAGTCTATACACCTCTTTTGATTTCTTAGTCAATTTTAGTTCAAGTTTTAGTTAGAAAAGCAACACATATAAGAGAGACAATAAAGTTATTTGAGCTGAAACCATACCTCAATCTTCAAGAGATTTGGTAGATAAACTATTGTCAATTACCAAGTCGAATAATCAAATTAACATGATATGGATATAGGATTGAAATTAGAATGGAGAAATCAATTGAActaatcataaataaaaatattaccaACTTAATTAATTCCAAAGAAACAGCGAAATTATACAAGTGCTTTCTCTCAGAGCTagttttttcttcaaattgctgTATTTCTTAATCTTGGATAAATATGGAGTATGTAATTAGATACgaatattttgtttgatttaatTTTCCTAATGACTATAGTTCTTTAAAGTAtacattataattataaaaatattactaacaTAGAGACGTTATGCCTCAAAATTATTTCTCATAACAAAAATGTCCAATTATTTCACATTGATTCTTCATCGTGTTTTGTGTAAGATATCTTTTCTATATCCAAAATATTATGGGGATgtcttttttccaaaaaaacaaaatatatactccatgtaTAATTATACTGATGACTTCCATGTGCCACCGGTATATGAGATCTGACGGGatatagtatttaatttaaaaaaaacatatactccatGTATAATTATACTGATGACTTCCATGTGCCACCGGTATGAGATCTGAAGGgatatagtatttaattttgaatgATGGATCCATGTAGCATTGTATAATACCAACAAACAAAAATATGCTATATGCTGGAAACTGatactagtaatttttttttaaattgtaaaatgATGTAATCAATTATGTCATTAGTGTAACACACACAATTTATAGCATAAAagtttattaaattaaagataattttatgataaatttaACTACATCCTAATTCCATATTTTCAA
Encoded proteins:
- the LOC121779229 gene encoding loganic acid O-methyltransferase-like, with product MDFNDSRHFSMNSGDGPLSYVKNSSYQRGVLEAAKAIIEEEIATKLEISTNSFFCIADFGCSTGNNSFPAMHTIIEAIKRKYESSELKTPDFYVWFNDVVSNDFNTLFRSLPPDRSYKVAALAGDFHGCLLPPSSVHFAYSSYAVHWLTEVPKAAAGFKRMYGVEKGEVYEAYLNQFERDLELFLKCRDVEMVKGGIMALLIPALPTSWDPQKEFTVASVIELLRSSLVDMAKKGRLSEAKLDAFNFPYYVPTSEQVWAILQKSNSFSIERMEILKSGTLLTVDGHVACFRAAHQNMLTHEFGAETIDELFILFKKKLQTSPVYAYPSSDRTVVVVAILKSKIV
- the LOC121779431 gene encoding loganic acid O-methyltransferase-like produces the protein MDFKDSRHFSMNGGDGPLSYVKNSSYQRGVLEAAKAIIEEEIATKLEISTNSFFCIADFGCSTGNNSFPAMHTIIEAIKRKYESSELKTPDFYVWFNDVVSNDFNTLFRSLPPGRSYEVAAVAGDFRRRLLPPSSVHFAYSSCALHWLTEAPKAAAGLKSSVWIGGESEEAYEAYVNEFERDLEAFLKCRAVEMVEGGIMALLIPAVPTYWDPRKQYTAASVTELLRSSLLDLAEKGRLTKAKLETFNLPFHFPTTEDVTVILQKSNSFTIERLEILKNGTLLNIDGHVACFRAAFQNMLTHKFGAETIDETFGLLKKKLQASPVYANPSNDRTVVVVAILQRNNV